The Onthophagus taurus isolate NC chromosome 2, IU_Otau_3.0, whole genome shotgun sequence genome includes a window with the following:
- the LOC111426926 gene encoding TNF receptor-associated factor 4 isoform X2 — MPGGIVFDISSETIFTGPESSVPLDYAKIYSDPESEKAIMSSVVYCIHHKEGCKWSDELRKLKAHLNTCKHDAIPCTSHCGAQIPRVLMEDHLKYTCPQRRARCEFCSKEFTGHTLENHIGSCGYEPMYCENKCGMKIQRRHLSQHKNNECSKRLLACRYCSKEFVADTLAAHHIKCGRVPVACPNRCDSNLLAREDLDLHLKDHCTVSVMSCNFKDAGCRFKGPRYSMEKHLEENCQQHLTLMCSVVTKQQHQISSLKSALSRLSLNYSGTLIWKISDFSSKMGEAKNKDGMELVSPPFYTSQYGYKLQASLFPNGNGAGEDTHISVYIKILPGEYDALLRWPFSHSVSFTLFDQSSCPEKACNIVESFIPDPTWKNFQRPSKEPDSLGFGFPRFVSHEMLKKRHFMKDDTMFIRVKVDPSKIVAV; from the exons ATTTATTCGGATCCGGAATCGGAGAAGGCAATTATGAGCTCAGTTGTCTATTGCATACATCACAAAGAAGGTTGCAAATGGTCTGACGAGCTCCGCAAATTGAAG GCTCATTTAAACACGTGCAAACACGACGCCATACCGTGCACGAGCCATTGTGGTGCTCAGATACCACGGGTGCTTATGGAGGATCATTTAAAGTACACGTGTCCGCAAAGAAGGGCGCGATGCGAGTTTTGCAGCAAAGAGTTCACCGGACACACCTTGGAG aACCATATAGGATCCTGCGGGTACGAACCAATGTACTGTGAGAACAAGTGCGGAATGAAAATTCAACGTAGGCATTTGAGCCAACACAAGAACAACGAGTGTTCGAAACGATTGCTGGCTTGTCGATACTGTTCAAAAGAATTCGTGGCGGATACTTTAGCTGCTCACCACATAAAATGCGGTCGAGTGCCGGTTGCTTGTCCGAACAGGTGTGATTCGAACTTGTTGGCTAGAGAAGATCTCGATCTTCATCTTAAAGATCATTGCACGGTTTCTGTTATGAGTTGTAATTTTAAAGACGCCGGTTGCAGATTTaag gGTCCTAGATATTCCATGGAAAAACATTTGGaagaaaattgtcaacaaCATCTCACCTTAATGTGCAGTGTTGTAACAAAACAACAACATCAAATAAGTTCGTTAAAAAGCGCTTTATCGAGATTATCATTAAATTATTCTGGGACTTTAATTTGGAAGATAAGcgatttttcttcaaaaatggGCGAGGCGAAAAATAAGGATGGAATGGAATTGGTTTCTCCACCTTTTTATACTAGTCAATATGGTTATAAATTACag gcTTCTCTTTTTCCAAATGGAAATGGAGCTGGAGAAGATACCCACATTTcggtttatataaaaattttacctgGAGAATACGACGCTTTATTAAGGTGGCCCTTTTCTCATTCCGTTTCGTTCACGTTGTTCGATCAATCGTCGTGTCCAGAAAAAGCTTGCAACATCGTCGAAAGTTTCATTCCAGATCCAACCTGGAAAAACTTTCAGCGACCAAGTAAAGAACCAGACTCCTTAGGATTTGGATTTCCAAGATTTGTCTCACatgaaatgttgaaaaaacgGCATTTCATGAAAGATGACACAATGTTTATTCGAGTTAAAGTTGATCCAAGTAAAATTGTCGCTGTATAA
- the LOC111426926 gene encoding TNF receptor-associated factor 4 isoform X4, giving the protein MSSVVYCIHHKEGCKWSDELRKLKAHLNTCKHDAIPCTSHCGAQIPRVLMEDHLKYTCPQRRARCEFCSKEFTGHTLENHIGSCGYEPMYCENKCGMKIQRRHLSQHKNNECSKRLLACRYCSKEFVADTLAAHHIKCGRVPVACPNRCDSNLLAREDLDLHLKDHCTVSVMSCNFKDAGCRFKGPRYSMEKHLEENCQQHLTLMCSVVTKQQHQISSLKSALSRLSLNYSGTLIWKISDFSSKMGEAKNKDGMELVSPPFYTSQYGYKLQASLFPNGNGAGEDTHISVYIKILPGEYDALLRWPFSHSVSFTLFDQSSCPEKACNIVESFIPDPTWKNFQRPSKEPDSLGFGFPRFVSHEMLKKRHFMKDDTMFIRVKVDPSKIVAV; this is encoded by the exons ATGAGCTCAGTTGTCTATTGCATACATCACAAAGAAGGTTGCAAATGGTCTGACGAGCTCCGCAAATTGAAG GCTCATTTAAACACGTGCAAACACGACGCCATACCGTGCACGAGCCATTGTGGTGCTCAGATACCACGGGTGCTTATGGAGGATCATTTAAAGTACACGTGTCCGCAAAGAAGGGCGCGATGCGAGTTTTGCAGCAAAGAGTTCACCGGACACACCTTGGAG aACCATATAGGATCCTGCGGGTACGAACCAATGTACTGTGAGAACAAGTGCGGAATGAAAATTCAACGTAGGCATTTGAGCCAACACAAGAACAACGAGTGTTCGAAACGATTGCTGGCTTGTCGATACTGTTCAAAAGAATTCGTGGCGGATACTTTAGCTGCTCACCACATAAAATGCGGTCGAGTGCCGGTTGCTTGTCCGAACAGGTGTGATTCGAACTTGTTGGCTAGAGAAGATCTCGATCTTCATCTTAAAGATCATTGCACGGTTTCTGTTATGAGTTGTAATTTTAAAGACGCCGGTTGCAGATTTaag gGTCCTAGATATTCCATGGAAAAACATTTGGaagaaaattgtcaacaaCATCTCACCTTAATGTGCAGTGTTGTAACAAAACAACAACATCAAATAAGTTCGTTAAAAAGCGCTTTATCGAGATTATCATTAAATTATTCTGGGACTTTAATTTGGAAGATAAGcgatttttcttcaaaaatggGCGAGGCGAAAAATAAGGATGGAATGGAATTGGTTTCTCCACCTTTTTATACTAGTCAATATGGTTATAAATTACag gcTTCTCTTTTTCCAAATGGAAATGGAGCTGGAGAAGATACCCACATTTcggtttatataaaaattttacctgGAGAATACGACGCTTTATTAAGGTGGCCCTTTTCTCATTCCGTTTCGTTCACGTTGTTCGATCAATCGTCGTGTCCAGAAAAAGCTTGCAACATCGTCGAAAGTTTCATTCCAGATCCAACCTGGAAAAACTTTCAGCGACCAAGTAAAGAACCAGACTCCTTAGGATTTGGATTTCCAAGATTTGTCTCACatgaaatgttgaaaaaacgGCATTTCATGAAAGATGACACAATGTTTATTCGAGTTAAAGTTGATCCAAGTAAAATTGTCGCTGTATAA
- the LOC111426970 gene encoding pescadillo homolog: protein MVSKKKKKYTTGEGSQFMSRKSALRKLQLSLNDFRRLCILKGVYPREPRNRKRAQKGTPGIKTLYHVKDIQFLMHEPIIWKLREYKIFNRKVGRAKAVKDFKSMRRYLDAHPTLKLDHIVKERYPTFIDALQDLDDCLTLCFLFSTFPSLDHIPREQSNLCKRLTMEFLHAVIESKALRKVFISIKGYYYQAEIKGQTITWIVPHHFSFEPQKRAEVDFKIMSTFVEFYTIMLGFVNFRLYHCLNLHYPPKFAAVEDIEKSLVDENAFVAERVAALNFPLAKTVSGKDVDDENIEIDSFNTEENSEALEEAKKEQEQVKNLKTLLKGLKFFLNREVPREPLVFIIRCLGGEVSWDKKSFVGSTFQENDETITHQIVDRPSMEKQYISRYYIQPQWVFDCVNTRTLLPVNKYFMGEVLPPHLSPFVDKDRDQSYVPPEEQALYDGNLLEDMKKQESEDEKDLSDNEEEKMDDDDDENGDEASDKDGGDEEIDEEKNVKTQKLSVKPGEVSKEHPGEKKRQERQEYKLREKMVKKKHKNLYKSMMKARQDRGKEAWLLKKKRRLNEEKGKIEKKQTKRESKV from the exons ATggtttcaaaaaagaaaaagaag TACACAACCGGAGAAGGATCTCAATTTATGTCCCGAAAAAGTGCTCTCCGAAAACTCCAATTATCCTTAAACGATTTTCGTCGATTATGTATTCTAAAAGGTGTTTACCCGCGAGAACCTCGCAATCGAAAGCGTGCACAAAAAGGAACCCCTGGTATAAAAACTTTGTACCATGTAAAAgatatacaatttttaatgcACGAACCGATtatatggaaattaagagaaTATAAGATATTTAATAGAAAAGTCGGACGTGCAAAAGctgttaaagattttaaaagtatGAGAAGATACCTCGATGCTCATCcaacattaaaattagatCATATTGTAAAAGAACGTTATCCAACATTTATAGATGCTTTACAAGATTTAGATGATTGTTTAACTTTATGCTTTTTATTCAGTACTTTCCCTTCATTGGATCATATCCCTCGGGAACAATCTAATTTATGTAAACGATTAACAATGGAATTTTTGCATGCAGTTATTGAAAGTAAAGCtttaagaaaagtttttatttcaataaaaggTTATTATTATCAAGCAGAAATAAAAGGCCAAACAATAACATGGATCGTTCCACATCACTTCAGTTTTGAACCACAAAAAAGGGCtgaagttgattttaaaataatgtcaaCATTTGTTGAGTTTTACACAATTATGTTAGGATTCGTTAATTTTCGTTTATAccattgtttaaatttacattatcCTCCAAAATTTGCAGCTGTTGAGgatattgaaaaaagtttAGTTGATGAAAATGCTTTTGTTGCTGAGAGAGTAGCAgctttaaattttccattagCTAAAACTGTTTCTGGAAAAGATGTAGATGATGAAAATATAGAAATTGATAGTTTTAATACAGAGGAGAATTCGGAAGCTTTGGAAGAAGCTAAAAAAGAACAAGAacaagtaaaaaatttaaaaacgttattaaaaggattaaaattctttttaaaccGTGAAGTTCCACGCGAACCACTCGTTTTTATTATACGTTGTCTTGGTGGAGAAGTATCTTGggataaaaaatcatttgttGGATCCACATTTCAAGAAAATGATGAAACCATCACCCATCAAATCGTTGATAGACCCTCAATGGAGAAACAGTATATTTCTAGATATTATATCCAACCACAATGGGTTTTTGATTGTGTTAATACAAGAACTTTACTTCCtgttaacaaatattttatgggTGAAGTTTTACCACCACATCTTTCACCATTTGTTGATAAAGATAGAGATCAGAGTTATGTTCCACCTGAGGAACAGGCGTTGTATGATGGAAATTTATTGGAGGACATGAAGAAACAGGAAAGTGAAGATGAAAAAGATCTTAGTGATAATgaggaagaaaaaatggatgatgatgatgatgaaaacGGCGATGAAGCTAGTGATAAAGATGGTGGTGATGAGGAAattgatgaagaaaaaaatgttaag acaCAGAAACTGTCAGTAAAACCGGGTGAAGTCTCCAAAGAACATCCAGGTGAGAAAAAACGCCAAGAACGTCAAGAATATAAGTTAAGagaaaaaatggttaaaaagaaacataaaaatctttataaaagcATGATGAAAGCGCGACAAGATAGAGGAAAAGAAGCTTGgttattgaagaaaaaacgACGACTAAATGAGGAAAAAGGCAAGATTGAGAAAAAGCAGACGAAACGCGAAAGTAAAGTGTAA
- the LOC111426926 gene encoding TNF receptor-associated factor 4 isoform X3: MALPIYFDIKTETIFTGPESSVPLDYAKIYSDPESEKAIMSSVVYCIHHKEGCKWSDELRKLKAHLNTCKHDAIPCTSHCGAQIPRVLMEDHLKYTCPQRRARCEFCSKEFTGHTLENHIGSCGYEPMYCENKCGMKIQRRHLSQHKNNECSKRLLACRYCSKEFVADTLAAHHIKCGRVPVACPNRCDSNLLAREDLDLHLKDHCTVSVMSCNFKDAGCRFKGPRYSMEKHLEENCQQHLTLMCSVVTKQQHQISSLKSALSRLSLNYSGTLIWKISDFSSKMGEAKNKDGMELVSPPFYTSQYGYKLQASLFPNGNGAGEDTHISVYIKILPGEYDALLRWPFSHSVSFTLFDQSSCPEKACNIVESFIPDPTWKNFQRPSKEPDSLGFGFPRFVSHEMLKKRHFMKDDTMFIRVKVDPSKIVAV; this comes from the exons ATTTATTCGGATCCGGAATCGGAGAAGGCAATTATGAGCTCAGTTGTCTATTGCATACATCACAAAGAAGGTTGCAAATGGTCTGACGAGCTCCGCAAATTGAAG GCTCATTTAAACACGTGCAAACACGACGCCATACCGTGCACGAGCCATTGTGGTGCTCAGATACCACGGGTGCTTATGGAGGATCATTTAAAGTACACGTGTCCGCAAAGAAGGGCGCGATGCGAGTTTTGCAGCAAAGAGTTCACCGGACACACCTTGGAG aACCATATAGGATCCTGCGGGTACGAACCAATGTACTGTGAGAACAAGTGCGGAATGAAAATTCAACGTAGGCATTTGAGCCAACACAAGAACAACGAGTGTTCGAAACGATTGCTGGCTTGTCGATACTGTTCAAAAGAATTCGTGGCGGATACTTTAGCTGCTCACCACATAAAATGCGGTCGAGTGCCGGTTGCTTGTCCGAACAGGTGTGATTCGAACTTGTTGGCTAGAGAAGATCTCGATCTTCATCTTAAAGATCATTGCACGGTTTCTGTTATGAGTTGTAATTTTAAAGACGCCGGTTGCAGATTTaag gGTCCTAGATATTCCATGGAAAAACATTTGGaagaaaattgtcaacaaCATCTCACCTTAATGTGCAGTGTTGTAACAAAACAACAACATCAAATAAGTTCGTTAAAAAGCGCTTTATCGAGATTATCATTAAATTATTCTGGGACTTTAATTTGGAAGATAAGcgatttttcttcaaaaatggGCGAGGCGAAAAATAAGGATGGAATGGAATTGGTTTCTCCACCTTTTTATACTAGTCAATATGGTTATAAATTACag gcTTCTCTTTTTCCAAATGGAAATGGAGCTGGAGAAGATACCCACATTTcggtttatataaaaattttacctgGAGAATACGACGCTTTATTAAGGTGGCCCTTTTCTCATTCCGTTTCGTTCACGTTGTTCGATCAATCGTCGTGTCCAGAAAAAGCTTGCAACATCGTCGAAAGTTTCATTCCAGATCCAACCTGGAAAAACTTTCAGCGACCAAGTAAAGAACCAGACTCCTTAGGATTTGGATTTCCAAGATTTGTCTCACatgaaatgttgaaaaaacgGCATTTCATGAAAGATGACACAATGTTTATTCGAGTTAAAGTTGATCCAAGTAAAATTGTCGCTGTATAA